A single region of the Gorilla gorilla gorilla isolate KB3781 chromosome 1, NHGRI_mGorGor1-v2.1_pri, whole genome shotgun sequence genome encodes:
- the LOC115933244 gene encoding PRAME family member 15-like codes for MKMSIRTPPRLLELAGRSLLRDQALAMSTLEELPTELFPPLFMEAFSRKHCEALKLMVQAWPFRRLPLRPLIKMPCLEAFQAVLDGLDALLTQGVRPRRWKLQVLDLQDVCENFWMVWSEAMAHGCFLNAKRNKKAVQDCPRMRGQQPLTVFIELWLKNRTLDEYLTYLLLWVKQRRDLLHLCCKKLKILGMPFRNIRSILKMVNLDCIQEMEVNCRWKLPILTQFTPYLGHMRNLQKLVLSHMGFSRYVSTEQKKEIVTQFTTQFLKLRCLQKLYMNSVSFLEGHLDQLLSCLKTSLKVLTITNCVLLESDLKHLSQCPSISQLKTLDLSGIRLTNYSLVPLQILLEKVAATLEYLDLDDCGIIDSQVNAILPALSRCFELNTFSFCGNPICMATLENLLSHTIILKNLCMELYPAPRESYGADGTLCWSRFAQIRAELMKRVRDLRHPKRILFCTDYCPDCGNRSFYDLEADQYCC; via the exons ATGAAGATGAGCATCCGGACTCCACCCAGACTCCTGGAGCTTGCGGGGCGGAGCCTGCTGAGGGACCAAGCCTTGGCCATGTCCACCCTGGAGGAGCTGCCCACGGAACTTTTCCCCCCACTGTTCATGGAGGCCTTCAGCAGGAAACACTGTGAGGCCCTGAAGCTGATGGTGCAGGCCTGGCCCTTTCGCCGCCTCCCTCTGAGGCCTCTGATAAAGATGCCTTGTCTGGAGGCCTTCCAAGCTGTGCTCGATGGGCTTGATGCACTGCTTACCCAAGGGGTTCGTCCCAG GAGATGGAAACTtcaagtgctggatttacaggatGTCTGTGAGAACTTCTGGATGGTTTGGTCTGAAGCTATGGCCCATGGGTGCTTCCTCAATGCCAAGAGGAACAAAAAAGCAGTGCAGGACTGTCCAAGGATGAGAGGACAGCAGCCCTTGACTGTGTTCATAGAACTTTGGCTCAAGAACAGGACTCTGGATGAATACCTCACCTACCTCCTTCTATGGGTCAAGCAGAGGAGAGATTTACTACACCTATGCTGTAAGAAGCTGAAAATTTTGGGAATGCCCTTCCGCAATATCAGAAGCATCCTGAAAATGGTGAACCTAGACTGTATCCAGGAGATGGAAGTGAATTGCAGGTGGAAACTGCCCATCCTGACACAGTTTACCCCATACCTGGGCCACATGAGGAATCTTCAGAAGCTCGTTCTCTCCCACATGGGTTTCTCTCGCTACGTTTCCACAGAGCAGAAGAAGGAGATTGTTACCCAGTTCACCACTCAGTTCCTCAAGCTGCGCTGCCTCCAAAAGCTTTATATGAACTCTGTTTCTTTCCTCGAAGGCCACCTGGACCAGCTGCTCAG CTGTCTGAAGACCTCGTTAAAGGTCCTCACAATAACTAACTGTGTGCTTTTGGAATCAGACTTGAAGCATCTATCCCAGTGCCCGAGTATCAGTCAACTAAAGACCCTGGACCTGAGTGGCATCAGACTGACCAATTACAGTCTTGTGCCTCTCCAAATTCTCCTAGAAAAAGTTGCAGCCACCCTCGAGTACCTGGATTTAGATGACTGTGGCATCATAGACTCCCAAGTCAATGCCATCCTGCCTGCCCTGAGCCGCTGCTTTGAGCTCAACACCTTCAGCTTCTGTGGAAATCCCATCTGCATGGCCACCCTGGAGAACCTGCTGAGCCACACAATCATACTCAAAAACTTATGCATGGAGCTGTATCCTGCCCCGCGGGAGAGTTATGGTGCTGATGGTACTCTCTGCTGGAGCAGATTTGCTCAAATTAGGGCTGAGCTGATGAAGAGAGTGAGGGACTTAAGGCACCCCAAGAGGATCTTGTTCTGTACTGACTACTGCCCTGACTGTGGCAACAGGTCATTTTATGACCTGGAGGCAGATCAATACTGCTGTTGA